One window of the Danaus plexippus chromosome 25, MEX_DaPlex, whole genome shotgun sequence genome contains the following:
- the LOC116775323 gene encoding venom serine protease-like, translated as MFGSGAIFLLVVGYAQAQDANCDFFLNVAAGRSYPISSPNYPYSYRPGVTCRWIAQCPNGYNCRLDCSEINLPQTQNCYMDRLLVSKTGDSQLGSSEYHCGYGTLTAVSVANRISVGLVTSRSSRGGRFTCTVTAQASSTCSCGYRNVQSLKESYIVGGEETRPNEYPMMAGIVYVGENTIKCGAVIIDNGYVLTAAHCVVGKNLGELAVVVGEHDVSTGADSPSLQVFRVASVIIHPQFNSDTYDNDIAIIQIYGSIVYSQTVGPVCLPFKFINDDFTGSKVTILGWGTTFPGGPTSNVLRKVDVNVVSQGSCSRSYPSLSNNQMCTFAQGKDACQDDSGGPLLYQDPSNGRLYSAGIVSFGRFCASSYPGVNTRVTSYLYWILNNAPANYCNI; from the exons ATGTTCGGATCAGGAGctatttttttgttggttGTGGGCTATGCTCAGGCGCAAGATGCGAATTgcgatttctttttaaat GTTGCTGCCGGGAGAAGTTATCCTATCTCCAGTCCGAACTATCCATACAGCTACAGGCCAGGAGTAACTTGTCGCTGGATTGCACAATGCCCAAATGGATATAATTGCAGATTGGATTGCAGCGAAATAAATTTACCGCAG ACGCAAAACTGCTACATGGATAGGTTACTAGTATCCAAGACAGGGGATAGTCAATTGGGGTCATCGGAATACCATTGTGGTTATGGCACATTGACAGCTGTCTCCGTAGCAAACAGGATAAGTGTTG GTCTCGTTACGTCGAGGTCCAGTCGCGGCGGCAGATTTACCTGCACTGTTACTGCCCAAGCATCGTCAACCTGCAGCTGTGGTTACAGAAATGTCCAGAGTTTAAAGGAG AGTTATATCGTCGGCGGTGAGGAGACACGTCCTAATGAATATCCCATGATGGCTGGCATCGTGTATGTGGGAGAGAACACCATCAAATGCGGTGCAGTCATCATTGATAACGGATACGTATTGACAGCTGCTCACTGCGTCGTCGGCAAAAATCTCGGTGAACTCGCTGTGGTCGTTGGCGAACATGACGTCAGCACCGGAG CGGATTCGCCGTCCTTGCAAGTTTTCAGAGTTGCTTCGGTTATAATTCATCCTCAATTTAACTC GGATACATATGACAACGACATCGCCATCATACAGATATATGGCAGTATAGTGTACAGTCAGACAGTAGGACCTGTCTGTCTGCCATTTAAGTTCATAAACGACGACTTCACCGGATCCAAAGTTACCATTTTGG gTTGGGGGACGACATTCCCCGGAGGTCCAACATCGAACGTGCTCCGGAAGGTGGACGTGAATGTCGTCAGTCAGGGTTCATGCAGCAGAAGTTACCCAAGTCTCAGTAACAATCAGATGTGTACATTTGCTCAAGGGAAAGATGCTTGTcag GACGATTCTGGCGGTCCTCTGCTCTACCAGGACCCTTCGAACGGCCGTTTATACAGTGCTGGTATCGTTAGCTTCGGCCGTTTCTGTGCCTCCAGTTATCCCGGGGTGAACACAAGAGTCACCTCATACCTCTATTGGATCCTTAACAACGCCCCGGCCAACTACtgcaatatttaa